ACATAAAAATCGCCCTCAGTATTTTCCAGGCGACGAAGATTTAAGTGAGCCATAATCACCTCTGGTTAGCGATTTGCTAGGCGAGTCAGTAACCCTTATTTCACTACCCTAACAAATGCTGTTTGAAACTATCTGCACCACCAGAAATATATCAATGTAGGAGCGCTGTACTGTGCGCCCCTATTGCCAATTCATTTTTTACAAAAATTTTTGGAAATGGTGTAAGTAGAACGAGGTGAAAATCTACTAGTTCATTTGTTCGCGTTGAAAAGGCTGGGTGGGCAATGCCCACCTTTACATTTTGGGTAAAATAGGACTGCTGTGGACTATTGACTATTGACTATTGACTGTTGAGTGGAATTACATCTTAAATCAAGGGTGTGAAGTAGGGGACTAATTCTGAGCGACTGACGACGAGGGTAGGGAAAGAGCGATCGCTATAATCTTCCCCTGCTATTAAAGGAAAAGGTTCACTGTTAAGGGATACCCAGCTACCGCCAGCCGCTTGCACAATTACCCATGCGCCTGCTATATCCCAAACTTTTGGCGTTGCTTCTATACCCCCTAGTGTCGCCCCTGTCGCCACAGTGAGGAAGTTGTAACTCGCTACACCCAACATCCGAATTTTGCAGGGAAAGCCATTCTGTACAACCGAGAGACTGCGGGAACAAAGGTTAAAGAAGTGGTTGCTACTGGGAGCATCGTTACTGGTATGGATGGGGTGATGATTAAGAAAGGCTCCTGATGGGGTAGCTAAACCTGATGTACCTGGGTAGAAACCATGAAAGGCTTGATTAAGGGGCGGTACATAAACATAACCAAAAATTGGTGTGCCTTGATAAAGTAAACCCAAGGAAATCGACCAAATAGGAATACCCCGTGTGAAGTTTGTTGTCCCATCTAGGGGATCAATCACCCAACACCATTCTGTTCCCGGAAAGGTGCGATCGCTTTCTTCTGCTAATATGCCATAACCAGCGAAATTAGCTGCGATCGCATCACGAATTTCTTGATCTGCCCATTTATCTGCTTGCGTTACCAAACTACCATCGGCTTTTTGCAAAGCCTGCACTTGCCCAAAATCCTGCATTAATTGTGCGCCTACTCTGGTGGTAGTAGTTTGGGCAAATTCGAGAACTGTTGTCCAAAAATCACTCATGCTTGTTTTTAGTTAATCTAAATCACTTTCCAACACAGAAGCGATCGCTTGTTTGGTAGTGCTTTGAAATTCTGTCACATTCACGCGGTTAAGGAACCAAATCGATAACACCATCCCCACTGCTTCCAGTACAAATACTAAACAGTAAGCTAGTTCTAAGGTAGGAAATGCTTTTTTCCCTGCATCCAAGACTGCGCCACCTATAACTACTGCTAGTCCTCTAGCTAAGGACTGCGCCAGTCCCCAAGCACCGATAAATGTACCTGCGGTTTCTGCAACTGTTAAATCCAACATTAAACTAATTGCTGCCGTAGTGACAAAACCAGTGGCTAAACCAAACAATACCAAACCCAACTTCAAAAAAGCAGGATTAGCCGAAAAGCCTGACGCGCCTAGCAATAATGCCGCAAATGCCACCAGCACACAACCCAGGCGTGCAGTTCGCCGCTTACCCAAGCGCGGAACAATAAAAAAGCCAGTCACACCATAGGCAATTAAAATACCTATGCCATAAAAAACATTCAGTCTGGTACTTTCTGCCAAAGGCATCTTAAACACCTGACCCGCAAAAGGTTCAATTACTGGGTCTTGCATAAATAAACTGATGCTCATCACTACTAAAAAAGTGAAGAACAACGCTGTTTGAGGGCTAGCTGTCAAAATCTTCCAAGCAGCACCTAAAGTAATACTATCTTCTCTGTTTACGAGAGTGGAACGCTTGGTATATTGAGAGTATTTTTTCTCTACACCAAGGGTTGCAATAATTGACAACGCAAATACAATTGCTGGGACGATAATAAATAACCGATTAACTGCGGCTTGCAAGGTAGTTACAGTGGCTTCTGGTGTTAATTGTTTGAGTAAGCTAGAACTGATAATTGCTCCAACAATAATTCCCACCATCAACATCGACCAAACTATGCCCACCACTTGAGAACGGTTATCTTCTTCGGAGATATCCACCAATAAAGCGGCGAAAGCCGTACCACTAGCACAAATTGCTAGACCGTATATGGCAAAAACTAACGAGAGAACTGCCGTCCAGCCCATAGTTTGAGTAGTCCACACCCAACCGCTAGGGTTATTGGCGACAGCATTTAACTGCCACATTACTTGTACAGCTAAAAAAGCGGCGATCGCAAATACAGCCGCCCCTACCCAAACATAAGCTGTGCGATGATAACCCCACAAAGGCTTGGCATCAGACATCTG
Above is a genomic segment from Nostoc sp. MS1 containing:
- a CDS encoding BCD family MFS transporter, coding for MATSNFLPDPESGQSIRPDSVPRVNIPTVFRLGLFQMGLSMMSILTLGVLNRVMIQEIAIPATLVAVVLALPAFVSPSRIWFGQMSDAKPLWGYHRTAYVWVGAAVFAIAAFLAVQVMWQLNAVANNPSGWVWTTQTMGWTAVLSLVFAIYGLAICASGTAFAALLVDISEEDNRSQVVGIVWSMLMVGIIVGAIISSSLLKQLTPEATVTTLQAAVNRLFIIVPAIVFALSIIATLGVEKKYSQYTKRSTLVNREDSITLGAAWKILTASPQTALFFTFLVVMSISLFMQDPVIEPFAGQVFKMPLAESTRLNVFYGIGILIAYGVTGFFIVPRLGKRRTARLGCVLVAFAALLLGASGFSANPAFLKLGLVLFGLATGFVTTAAISLMLDLTVAETAGTFIGAWGLAQSLARGLAVVIGGAVLDAGKKAFPTLELAYCLVFVLEAVGMVLSIWFLNRVNVTEFQSTTKQAIASVLESDLD
- a CDS encoding inositol monophosphatase family protein; translated protein: MSDFWTTVLEFAQTTTTRVGAQLMQDFGQVQALQKADGSLVTQADKWADQEIRDAIAANFAGYGILAEESDRTFPGTEWCWVIDPLDGTTNFTRGIPIWSISLGLLYQGTPIFGYVYVPPLNQAFHGFYPGTSGLATPSGAFLNHHPIHTSNDAPSSNHFFNLCSRSLSVVQNGFPCKIRMLGVASYNFLTVATGATLGGIEATPKVWDIAGAWVIVQAAGGSWVSLNSEPFPLIAGEDYSDRSFPTLVVSRSELVPYFTPLI